A section of the Mesobacillus jeotgali genome encodes:
- a CDS encoding SDR family oxidoreductase: protein MANEKNKQGFPPQHQDHQPGTEPEMNPEPKSVDENYKGSGKLSGKVALITGGDSGIGKSVAIYYAKEGADVAIVYLEENNDAQTTKELIEAEGRKCLLLAGDVGSEQFCKDAVKQTIEQFGKIDILVNNAAEQHPQKSLLDISAEQLEKTFRTNIFSIFHLTKAVLPHLQKGSTIINTSSITAYKGHETLIDYSSTKGAIVTFTRSLAMSLTSQGIRVNSVAPGPIWTPLIPSTFSAEEVAKFGTNAPMGRAGQPYELAPAYVYLASDDSTYVSGQTIHVNGGTIVNG from the coding sequence ATGGCTAACGAGAAAAATAAACAAGGTTTTCCGCCACAGCATCAGGATCATCAGCCTGGTACTGAGCCGGAAATGAATCCCGAACCAAAATCAGTCGATGAAAATTATAAAGGGTCTGGAAAACTGTCTGGCAAGGTTGCTTTGATTACTGGAGGAGATAGTGGAATTGGCAAATCTGTTGCCATCTACTATGCAAAAGAAGGTGCGGATGTAGCGATTGTCTACCTTGAGGAAAATAACGATGCCCAAACGACGAAGGAGCTAATTGAGGCTGAAGGCCGTAAATGCCTGCTGCTAGCCGGTGATGTTGGCAGCGAGCAGTTTTGTAAGGATGCTGTAAAGCAAACAATAGAACAGTTTGGTAAAATTGACATCCTTGTCAATAACGCTGCAGAGCAGCATCCGCAAAAGAGCCTGCTGGATATTTCTGCTGAACAGTTGGAGAAGACGTTCCGCACGAATATATTCTCAATCTTCCACCTGACTAAAGCAGTCCTGCCTCACCTTCAAAAAGGAAGCACGATCATTAATACTTCCTCCATAACCGCATATAAAGGCCACGAGACGCTGATTGACTACTCGTCAACAAAAGGTGCTATTGTTACTTTTACGCGTTCCCTTGCCATGTCCCTCACGTCACAGGGAATACGGGTTAACAGCGTAGCTCCAGGTCCAATCTGGACTCCTTTGATTCCATCAACTTTCTCAGCTGAGGAAGTCGCTAAATTTGGTACAAATGCTCCAATGGGACGAGCTGGCCAGCCGTATGAACTTGCACCGGCATATGTCTATCTTGCAAGCGATGATTCCACATATGTCAGCGGACAGACAATCCATGTAAACGGCGGAACTATAGTTAATGGATAG
- a CDS encoding CoA-disulfide reductase, whose translation MGKKIVIVGGVAGGATTATKLRRLDEKAEIVLFERGEFISFANCGLPYHISGVIEDRKKLLLQTVEGMNARYNLDIRNFSEVTSINREEKTVSVKHVQTGKEYTESYDVLVLSPGAKPIIPPIEGLKSANVFTLRNIPDMDKIKAYLEDNSPKNAVVIGGGFIGLEMAENLVHAGINVTLVEKLPQVMGPVDPEMAAIVEDELRKNGVELILGDGITDVQENGTKVVLESGKTLDAELIILSIGVRPENQLAAESGLDLGERGGIKVNEYLQTSDQSIYAMGDAIEVTDYINGQPTMIPLAWPANRQAHIVGHHINGRNIAYPGTLGTSIVKVFELTAATTGNSEKLLRRLGIPYEVVHIHPLSHAGYYPGAEQISLKVIFDRESGKILGAQAVGKDGVDKRIDVIATAIKGGLSVYDLQELELAYAPPFSSAKDPVNMAGYVASNIVDGTIETVQHYEVDDLIEKGAFMIDVRTEKEHAEGKIEGSKNIPLDDLRNRLDELPKDDTILITCQVGLRGYLASRILQQNGFKVKNLTGGYKTYSIFKNKIQ comes from the coding sequence ATGGGTAAAAAAATCGTAATAGTAGGCGGTGTTGCAGGAGGCGCAACTACTGCAACCAAACTAAGGAGACTCGATGAAAAAGCTGAAATCGTACTTTTTGAAAGAGGGGAATTCATTTCATTCGCAAACTGTGGATTGCCATACCATATTAGTGGAGTGATTGAAGATCGTAAAAAACTTCTTCTTCAAACTGTTGAGGGGATGAATGCCCGCTATAACCTAGATATTCGCAATTTCTCAGAAGTGACATCAATCAACCGTGAAGAGAAAACAGTTTCGGTGAAACACGTCCAAACTGGTAAGGAGTATACAGAAAGCTATGATGTACTTGTTCTATCACCAGGGGCAAAACCAATCATTCCTCCAATCGAGGGTTTGAAGAGCGCCAATGTATTCACACTTAGAAACATTCCTGACATGGATAAAATTAAAGCTTACCTTGAAGACAACTCACCAAAGAATGCAGTTGTGATCGGCGGAGGCTTCATCGGTCTTGAGATGGCGGAAAACCTTGTCCATGCTGGAATTAATGTTACTCTTGTAGAGAAATTACCTCAGGTTATGGGTCCGGTTGATCCTGAAATGGCAGCAATCGTTGAAGATGAATTAAGAAAGAATGGCGTTGAGCTAATCCTTGGCGATGGAATCACTGATGTACAGGAAAATGGCACAAAGGTTGTCCTTGAGAGCGGAAAGACCCTTGATGCAGAATTGATTATCCTGTCAATCGGCGTGCGTCCAGAAAATCAGCTCGCAGCAGAATCGGGCCTAGACCTTGGCGAACGCGGCGGTATCAAAGTCAATGAATATCTGCAGACTTCCGATCAGTCCATCTATGCAATGGGTGACGCCATCGAAGTCACTGACTACATCAATGGCCAGCCAACTATGATTCCGCTGGCATGGCCTGCGAACCGCCAGGCACATATTGTCGGACACCATATCAATGGCAGAAATATTGCATACCCTGGAACTCTCGGAACTTCCATCGTAAAAGTATTCGAATTGACAGCTGCTACAACTGGCAACAGCGAAAAACTTTTGCGCAGACTGGGTATTCCATATGAAGTTGTTCATATTCACCCACTGTCACATGCTGGCTATTATCCTGGCGCAGAGCAAATCTCTCTTAAGGTCATCTTTGATAGAGAAAGCGGCAAGATCCTCGGTGCTCAGGCAGTAGGTAAAGATGGTGTCGACAAGCGTATTGATGTCATTGCCACGGCAATTAAAGGCGGCCTGAGTGTCTATGACCTTCAGGAGCTTGAGCTTGCTTACGCACCACCATTCTCTTCTGCTAAGGACCCAGTAAACATGGCTGGATATGTAGCCTCCAATATTGTTGACGGAACAATTGAAACAGTACAACATTATGAAGTGGACGATCTAATCGAAAAAGGTGCATTCATGATTGACGTCCGTACAGAAAAAGAACACGCAGAAGGCAAAATTGAGGGTTCAAAGAACATCCCTCTTGACGACCTGCGCAACCGTCTTGACGAGCTGCCTAAAGATGATACCATCCTGATCACTTGCCAGGTTGGCCTAAGAGGATACCTTGCTTCACGGATCCTTCAGCAAAATGGATTCAAAGTAAAGAACCTCACTGGCGGGTACAAGACTTACTCTATCTTTAAAAATAAAATTCAGTAA
- a CDS encoding YajQ family cyclic di-GMP-binding protein, translated as MSKESSFDIVSKVEMSEVTNAISIAMKEIQNRYDFKGSKSDISLDKEELVLISDDEFKLDQLKDVLFSKMIKRGIPIKNLDYGKVERASGGTVRQRAKLVQGIDKENAKKINTVIKNSGLKVKSQVQDDQVRVTGKNRDDLQKIIAAVKEADLSVDVQFVNYR; from the coding sequence ATGTCTAAAGAGAGCTCATTTGATATTGTATCCAAAGTTGAAATGTCAGAAGTAACGAATGCAATCAGTATTGCCATGAAGGAAATCCAGAACCGTTACGATTTTAAAGGAAGCAAAAGTGACATTTCCCTAGATAAGGAAGAACTCGTCCTAATTTCTGATGATGAATTTAAGCTTGACCAGTTGAAGGACGTTCTATTCAGCAAAATGATCAAACGCGGAATTCCAATAAAAAATTTGGACTACGGGAAGGTGGAACGTGCATCTGGCGGGACTGTGCGCCAAAGAGCCAAGCTGGTGCAGGGAATTGATAAGGAGAATGCAAAAAAAATCAACACAGTCATCAAAAACAGCGGCCTGAAGGTAAAGAGCCAGGTTCAGGACGACCAGGTGCGCGTGACTGGAAAGAATCGTGATGATCTCCAAAAAATTATTGCAGCTGTTAAAGAAGCGGACCTTAGCGTTGATGTTCAATTCGTGAATTATCGTTAA
- a CDS encoding LacI family DNA-binding transcriptional regulator has product MAVTIKDVAKVANVAPSTVSRVIANSPRISEKTKERVREVMDQLGYHPNFIARSLASQSTRAIGLVMPSSTDVVFQNPFFPTVLTGLSEGAHAKQYALHMTTGKTDNEIFDGVVAMVQGGRVDGVVLLYSKVEDKVISYLKERDFPFVVIGKPFKDDENTSYVDNDNFKAGKEVTEYLIQLGHDRIGFIGGNLDLVVTVERLLGYEKALRNSEIKLVDDYIINDEFLRESGQDAVEVLLSLEHPPTAMVVADDLMALGVLNKLDEMGIVVPKDISIVSFNNVLIAEMARPPLTSVDINIFDLGYQAAKSLIQRIENPDEPIKRIIVPFKIVTRFSCDQPKNSKESLV; this is encoded by the coding sequence ATGGCTGTTACAATAAAAGACGTTGCGAAGGTCGCAAATGTCGCACCTTCAACTGTCTCTCGTGTTATCGCCAATAGTCCTAGGATCAGCGAAAAAACAAAGGAAAGAGTCAGGGAGGTTATGGACCAGCTTGGGTATCACCCAAACTTTATCGCCAGAAGCCTTGCGAGTCAGTCTACAAGGGCAATCGGGCTTGTTATGCCAAGCTCGACAGATGTTGTATTTCAGAACCCGTTCTTTCCAACTGTCTTGACCGGATTGAGTGAAGGGGCACATGCGAAACAATACGCACTTCATATGACTACCGGGAAAACAGATAATGAAATTTTCGATGGTGTCGTTGCAATGGTCCAGGGCGGCAGGGTAGATGGTGTGGTTCTTTTATATTCAAAAGTTGAAGATAAAGTTATCTCTTATCTTAAGGAAAGAGATTTTCCATTTGTCGTGATCGGCAAGCCGTTTAAAGATGACGAAAATACGAGCTATGTTGATAATGATAACTTTAAAGCTGGAAAAGAAGTCACCGAATACTTAATCCAGCTCGGTCATGACCGAATTGGTTTCATCGGAGGCAATCTCGATCTAGTGGTTACGGTAGAGCGCCTGCTAGGCTATGAAAAGGCTTTGAGGAACTCAGAGATCAAGCTGGTCGATGATTATATCATCAATGACGAATTCCTCCGGGAGAGCGGTCAGGATGCAGTTGAAGTGCTGCTCTCATTGGAACATCCACCTACAGCAATGGTCGTAGCGGATGACCTGATGGCATTAGGTGTTTTGAATAAACTTGATGAGATGGGAATCGTTGTACCAAAGGATATTTCCATTGTAAGTTTTAATAATGTATTGATAGCCGAGATGGCCAGACCGCCTCTCACATCTGTGGATATCAACATTTTTGACCTCGGATACCAGGCAGCCAAGAGCCTCATCCAAAGAATTGAGAATCCTGATGAACCAATCAAACGGATTATTGTGCCGTTCAAGATTGTGACGAGATTTTCCTGTGATCAACCCAAGAACTCTAAGGAATCACTGGTATAA